A part of Mesoplodon densirostris isolate mMesDen1 chromosome 10, mMesDen1 primary haplotype, whole genome shotgun sequence genomic DNA contains:
- the GATA2 gene encoding endothelial transcription factor GATA-2, whose amino-acid sequence MEAAPEQPRWMAHPAVLNAQHPDPHHPGLAHSYMEPAQLLPPDEVDVFFNHLDSQGNPYYANPAHARARVSYSPAHARLTGGQMCRPHLLHSPGLPWLDGGKAALSAAAAHHHNPWTVSPFSKTPLHPAAAGGPGGPLSVYPGAGGGSGGGTGSSVASLPPTAAHSGSHLFGFPPTPPKEVSPDPSTTGAASPASSSAGGGAARGEDKDGVKYQVSLTESMKMESGSPLRPGLAAMGTQPATHHPIPTYPSYVPAAAHDYSSGLFHPGGFLGGPASSFTPKQRSKARSCSEGRECVNCGATATPLWRRDGTGHYLCNACGLYHKMNGQNRPLIKPKRRLSAARRAGTCCANCQTTTTTLWRRNANGDPVCNACGLYYKLHNVNRPLTMKKEGIQTRNRKMSNKSKKNKKGAECFEELSKCMQEKAAPFSAAALAGHMAPVGHLPPFSHAGHILPTPTPIHPSSSLSFGHPHPSSMVTAMG is encoded by the exons ATGGAGGCGGCTCCGGAACAGCCGCGCTGGATGGCGCACCCCGCCGTGCTGAACGCTCAGCACCCAGACCCGCACCACCCGGGACTGGCGCACAGCTACATGGAACCCGCGCAGCTGCTGCCTCCCGACGAGGTGGACGTCTTCTTCAACCACCTCGACTCGCAGGGCAACCCGTACTACGCCAACCCGGCCCACGCGCGGGCGCGCGTCTCCTACAGCCCCGCGCATG CCCGGCTGACCGGAGGCCAGATGTGCCGCCCACACTTGTTGCACAGCCCGGGGCTGCCCTGGCTGGACGGGGGCAAAGCAGCCCTCTCCGCGGCTGCAGCACATCACCACAACCCCTGGACCGTGAGCCCCTTCTCCAAGACGCCGCTGCACCCCGCGGCTGCCGGAGGCCCCGGAGGCCCCCTCTCTGTGTAcccaggggcagggggtgggagcgGGGGAGGCACTGGCAGCTCTGtggcctccctcccccccactgcAGCCCACTCGGGCTCCCACCTCTTCGGTTTCCCACCCACGCCACCCAAAGAAGTGTCTCCCGATCCCAGCACCACGGGGGctgcctccccagcctcctcctccgcAGGGGGGGGTGCGGCCCGGGGGGAGGACAAGGACGGCGTCAAATACCAGGTGTCACTGACGGAGAGCATGAAGATGGAAAGTGGCAGTCCCCTGCGCCCAGGTCTGGCTGCCATGGGCACCCAGCCTGCCACACACCACCCAATCCCGACCTACCCCTCCTATGTGCCGGCCGCCGCCCACGACTACAGCAGCGGGCTCTTCCACCCTGGAGGCTTCCTGGGTGGCCCGGCCTCCAGCTTCACCCCTAAGCAGCGGAGCAAGGCGCGCTCATGCTCAG AAGGCCGGGAGTGTGTCAACTGCGGGGCCACGGCTACCCCCCTCTGGCGGCGGGACGGCACCGGGCACTACCTGTGCAACGCCTGCGGCCTCTACCACAAGATGAACGGGCAGAACCGGCCGCTCATCAAGCCCAAGCGGAGACTG TCAGCCGCCAGGAGAGCGGGCACCTGTTGTGCAAATTGTCAGACAACAACCACCACCTTATGGCGCCGCAACGCCAACGGGGACCCTGTGTGCAACGCCTGTGGCCTCTACTACAAGCTGCACAAT GTGAACAGGCCACTGACCATGAAGAAGGAAGGCATCCAGACTCGGAACCGGAAGATGTCGAACAAGTCCAAGAAGAACAAGAAGGGGGCTGAGTGCTTCGAGGAGCTGTCCAAGTGCATGCAGGAGAAGGCCGCCCCGTTCAGCGCGGCGGCCCTGGCCGGACACATGGCGCCCGTGGGCCACCTCCCGCCCTTCAGCCACGCGGGACACATCTTGCCCACCCCAACGCCCATCCACCCCTCCTCCAGCCTGTCCTTCGGCCACCCGCACCCATCCAGCATGGTGACCGCCATGGGCTAG